The Coffea arabica cultivar ET-39 chromosome 4e, Coffea Arabica ET-39 HiFi, whole genome shotgun sequence genome includes a window with the following:
- the LOC113742965 gene encoding uncharacterized protein, whose product MQDPSIYSQMKPQFPEQEHLKCPRCDSANTKFCYYNNYNLSQPRHFCKNCRRYWTKGGALRNIPVGGGSRKNTKRSSSTTKRSSSATSAAPSTSPSSAAAVSSSSPPPSTTPQTLPKTEPYGLAPQALQPGFDQDRRMILDVGGNGSFSSLLSSNGGQFGNFLEGLNPNASNLQLCGFGDHGPNQGPGPGHHHGDPHAGLQNGSNSEEGFLSNQGNGDSSCWNGSNGWPDLAIYTPGSNFQ is encoded by the coding sequence ATGCAAGACCCGTCGATATATTCACAAATGAAACCGCAATTTCCAGAGCAAGAACACCTGAAATGCCCGAGATGTGACTCTGCGAACACAAAATTCTGCTATTACAACAACTACAATCTCTCTCAGCCGCGCCACTTTTGCAAGAACTGCAGAAGATATTGGACTAAAGGCGGTGCTCTCAGAAACATCCCTGTCGGTGGTGGCTCCCGGAAGAACACTAAACGCAGCTCATCAACTACCAAACGCTCTTCCTCAGCCACCTCGGCTGCCCCGTCTACCTCCCCTTCCTCAGCCGCTGCAGTCTCGTCATCATCACCACCTCCTTCTACCACTCCTCAGACACTGCCAAAAACAGAGCCTTATGGGCTTGCTCCGCAGGCACTTCAACCCGGTTTTGATCAGGACCGCAGGATGATTCTTGATGTGGGTGGGAATGGGAGCTTTAGCTCCCTCTTGTCTTCAAATGGGGGGCAATTTGGGAATTTTCTGGAGGGGTTGAATCCAAATGCATCAAATTTGCAGCTCTGTGGGTTTGGTGATCATGGCCCGAATCAAGGTCCGGGTCCGGGTCACCATCATGGTGATCCACATGCGGGTTTGCAAAATGGGAGTAATTCTGAGGAGGGGTTTTTAAGTAATCAGGGTAATGGAGACTCTAGCTGCTGGAATGGGAGCAATGGTTGGCCTGATCTTGCCATTTACACTCCAGGTTCCAATTTTCAGTAA
- the LOC113742022 gene encoding probable pectate lyase 9: MNVIDKCWRTDRNWRSHRHQLATCSVGYAGKMMSNIGRDVINYKVTDPSDDALNPKPGTLRYAMTHVKGKVWITFKRDMNITLQKPLLVSSFTAIDGRGVNVHISGGACLVLQRANNVIIHGLRIHNCVAQPAGPVLGPDAKIVHLGPVDGDAIRMLSSSKIWIDHNTLYDCPDGLIDVTRGSTGVTISNNWFRSQNKVMLLGHDDGFRRDKDMKVTVAFNHFGPRCQQRMPRVRFGYAHVVNNLYLGWGAYAIGGSMDPTIKSQANLFIAPKDGNKEVTWRQHNGNGMSWNFLSVEDVFENGASFSQSRSGGGVAVRPNYSAEQIFPIEAAREVRALTKSAGALKCPRVSRC; encoded by the exons ATGAATGTGATCGACAAATGCTGGAGGACAGACCGTAACTGGCGCAGCCACAGGCACCAATTGGCTACCTGCTCCGTTGGTTATGCTGGGAAAATGATGAGCAACATTGGCCGAGACGTCATAAACTACAAGGTGACTGATCCATCCGACGATGCACTCAACCCTAAGCCAGGAACCCTGAGATATGCTATGACCCATGTCAAGGGAAAGGTTTGGATTACGTTTAAGAGAGACATGAATATTACCCTCCAGAAACCCCTTCTTGTCAGCAGCTTCACTGCCATTGATGGACGAGGTGTTAATGTACACATTTCTGGTGGTGCTTGCCTAGTGTTGCAAAGG GCGAACAATGTCATCATACACGGTCTCCGCATCCACAATTGCGTTGCTCAACCAGCAGGACCTGTTCTAGGTCCAGACGCCAAGATTGTACATTTGGGACCCGTTGATGGAGATGCTATCAGAATGCTATCGAGTTCTAAGATATGGATTGATCACAATACGCTTTACGACTGCCCTGATGGATTAATTGATGTTACGCGAGGCTCAACAGGTGTTACCATCTCAAACAATTGGTTTAGATCCCAGAATAAGGTCATGCTTTTGGGACATGACGATGGCTTCCGACGAGACAAGGACATGAAAGTTACCGTAGCCTTCAATCATTTTGGTCCTCGCTGCCAACAAAGAATGCCAAG AGTTCGATTCGGATATGCCCACGTTGTTAACAATCTTTACCTGGGTTGGGGAGCATACGCTATTGGAGGAAGCATGGATCCTACGATAAAGAGCCAAGCAAATCTCTTCATTGCCCCAAAAGATGGGAATAAAGAG GTGACATGGAGGCAGCACAACGGAAATGGCATGTCATGGAACTTCTTATCTGTGGAAGATGTTTTTGAAAATGGCGCCTCTTTCAGCCAATCAAGAAGTGGTGGCGGTGTTGCCGTGAGGCCAAACTATAGCGCGGAGCAGATTTTTCCAATAGAAGCAGCAAGAGAAGTGAGGGCATTGACCAAATCTGCTGGTGCCTTGAAGTGTCCAAGGGTATCCAGATGTTGA
- the LOC140005873 gene encoding uncharacterized protein, with product MAIAARVASTQLPLTSSALKASPIHAAATVLSSSSSPSPTRYGGAQPPATARAAEYAISKVDDLMNWARRGSIWPMTFGLACCAVEMMHTGASRYDLDRFGIIFRPSPRQSDCMIVAGTLTNKMAPALRRVYDQMPEPRWVISMGSCANGGGYYHYSYSVVRGCDRIVPVDIYVPGCPPTAEALLYGILQLQKKINRRKDFLHWWTE from the exons ATGGCAATTGCAGCGAGAGTTGCTTCGACACAGCTGCCTTTAACTTCTTCAGCTCTTAAAGCATCGCCAATCCACGCGGCGGCCACTGTACTGtcgtcttcttcttctccttctccgACAAGATACGGAGGTGCACAACCGCCAGCCACCGCCAGGGCAGCCGAGTATGCGATCTCCAAAGTTGATGACTTGATGAATTGGGCTCGTCGCGGGTCCATTTGGCCCATGACCTTCGGCCTTGCTTGCTGTGCCGTTGAGATGATGCACACTGGGGCTTCCAGGTACGATCTGGATCGCTTTGGGATTATTTTCAGGCCCAGCCCAAGACAATCTGACTGCATGATCGTCGCTGGTACTCTTACCAATAAGATGGCTCCAGCGCTCCGCAG gGTGTATGATCAGATGCCTGAGCCAAGGTGGGTGATATCAATGGGGAGCTGTGCAAACGGTGGGGGATACTATCACTATTCCTACTCGGTGGTGAGGGGATGTGATAGAATTGTGCCGGTCGACATATACGTGCCCGGGTGCCCCCCAACTGCCGAAGCTTTACTGTATGGGATTCTGCAGCTCCAGAAGAAAATTAATCGGAGGAAAGATTTCCTTCATTGGTGGACCGAGTAG
- the LOC140003717 gene encoding ubiquitin carboxyl-terminal hydrolase 6-like has translation MSTLTVSVKWQKKVFPAVEIDTTQSPYVFKCQLYDLTGVPPERQKIMVKGGLLKDDADWPKVGVKEGQRLMMMGTADEIIKAPEKGPLFAEDMPEEAQVVNMCLHSVPELKSALTNYPPSGAGNNVDQSSHQLTVATRDLFIELDKNAKPVAPMQFWMVLRKKYPQFGQLNNGAFMQQDAEECWTQLLYTLSQSLKSSSSSEEPDTVKALFGIEFVSRVHCTESGEESTERESVYSLKCHISQEVNHLHEGLKRGLKSELEKASPALGRSAIYVKDSRINDLPRYLTVQFVRFFWKRESNQKAKILRKVDYPLELDVLDLCSDDLRKRLETPRQILRDEEGRKLGLKVDQKSSGSDTDVKMTDNEESANGNGGTSKDSSLEGKEVHLTGIYDLVAVLTHKGRSADSGHYVAWAKQENGKWIQFDDDNPIPQREEDITRLSGGGDWHMAYICMYKARLVAM, from the exons ATGTCGACGTTGACAG tAAGTGTAAAGTGGCAGAAGAAAGTATTTCCTGCTGTGGAAATCGACACCACTCAGTCCCCGTATGTCTTCAAATGCCAATTGTATGACCTAACTGGAGTACCACCTGAAAGGCAAAAGATTATGGTAAAAGGTGGTTTACTGAAG GATGACGCAGATTGGCCAAAAGTAGGAGTAAAGGAG GGCCAAAGATTAATGATGATGGGGACTGCCGATGAGATAATCAAGGCTCCAGAAAAAGGTCCTCTTTTTGCTGAGGACATGCCAGAAGAAGCTCAAGTTGTCAATATG TGCTTGCATTCAGTTCCGGAGTTAAAGTCTGCTTTAACTAA TTATCCACCATCTGGTGCTGGCAACAACGTGGACCAGTCTTCTCATCAGTTGACAGTTGCTACACGAGATTTATTTATTGAGCTTGATAAGAATGCTAAACCAGTTGCTCCGATGCAATTTTGGATG GTATTGCGGAAGAAGTATCCTCAATTTGGCCAGCTGAACAATGGAGCCTTCATGCAGCAG GATGCTGAAGAATGCTGGACACAACTTCTATACACACTTTCTCAGTCTCTCAAATCATCAAGTTCTAG TGAAGAGCCGGATACTGTGAAGGCACTCTTTGGTATCGAGTTTGTAAGCAG GGTTCATTGCACAGAAAGTGGCGAAGAAAGTACAGAGAGAGAGTCAGTTTATTCACTTAAATGCCACATTTCACAAGAGGTGAACCATTTGCATGAGGGCTTAAAACGT ggtttgaaaTCAGAACTGGAAAAGGCTTCTCCTGCTTTGGGACGCAGTGCAATTTATGTAAAAGACTCACGCATTAATGACTTGCCGAG GTATTTGACTGTTCAATTTGTACGTTTTTTCTGGAAGAGGGAATCAAATCAGAAGGCAAAAATCTTGCGg AAGGTGGACTATCCATTGGAGTTAGATGTTCTTGATTTGTGTTCAGATGATTTAAGGAAGAGATTGGAAACTCCTCGTCAA ATTCTTCGAGACGAGGAAGGTAGAAAACTTGGTCTGAAGGTTGATCAGAAGAGCTCTGGTTCAGACACTGATGTCAAGATGACCGACAATGAG GAATCAGCAAATGGTAACGGTGGAACATCTAAAGATTCATCTCTGGAAG GCAAAGAAGTGCATTTAACTGGAATTTATGACCTGGTTGCGGTGTTGACGCACAAAGGTAGAAGTGCTGACTCGGGGCATTATGTTGCATGGGCGAAGCAAGAAAATG GGAAATGGATCCAGTTTGATGATGATAATCCGATTCCCCAACGCGAGGAAGATATCACAAGGCTTTCAGGAGGGG gtGACTGGCATATGGCTTATATTTGCATGTACAAGGCCCGACTTGTCGCAATGTAA